Proteins from one Pongo abelii isolate AG06213 chromosome 19, NHGRI_mPonAbe1-v2.0_pri, whole genome shotgun sequence genomic window:
- the LUC7L3 gene encoding luc7-like protein 3 isoform X3 has protein sequence MISAAQLLDELMGRDRNLAPDEKRSNVRWDHESVCKYYLCGFCPAELFTNTRSDLGPCEKIHDENLRKQYEKSSRFMKVGYERDFLRYLQSLLAEVERRIRRGHARLALSQNQQSSGAAGPTGKNEEKIQVLTDKIDVLLQQIEELGSEGKVEEAQGMMKLVEQLKEERELLRSTTSTIESFAAQEKQMEVCEVCGAFLIVGDAQSRVDDHLMGKQHMGYAKIKATVEELKEKLRKRTEEPDRDERLKKEKQEREEREKEREREREERERKRRREEEEREKERARDRERRKRSRSRSRHSSRTSDRRCSRSRDHKRSRSRERRRSRSRDRRRSRSHDRSERKHRSRSRDRRRSKSRDRKSYKHRSKSRDREQDRKSKEKEKRGSDDKKSSVKSGSREKQSEDTNTESKESDTKNEVNGTSEDIKSEVQRKYAQMKMELSRVRRHTKASSEGKDSVVLQNILSVGVVSGP, from the exons ATGATTTCGGCCGCGCAGTTGTTGGATGAGTTAATGGGCCGGGACCGAAACCTAGCCCCGGACGAGAAGCGCAGCAACGTGCGGTGGGACCACGAGAGC GTTTGTAAATATTATCTCTGTGGTTTTTGTCCTGCGGAATTGTTCACAAATACACGTTCTGATCTTG GTCCATGTGAAAAAATTCATGATGAAAATCTACGAAAACA ATATGAGAAGAGCTCTCGTTTCATGAAAGTTGGCTATGAGAGAGATTTTCTGCGATACTTACAGAGCTTACTTGCAGAAGTAGAACGTAGGATCAGACGAGGCCATGCTCGTTTGGCATTATCTCAAAACCAGCAGTCTTCTGGG GCCGCTGGCCCAACaggcaaaaatgaagaaaaaattcaggTTCTAACAGACAAAATTGATGTACTTCTGCAACAG ATTGAAGAATTAGGGTCTGAAGGAAAAGTAGAAGAAGCCCAGGGGATGATGAAATTAGTTGAGCaattaaaagaagagagagaactgCTAAGGTCCACAACCTCG ACAATTGAAAGCTTTGCTgcacaagaaaaacaaatggaagttTGTGAAGTGTGTGGAGCCTTTTTAATAGTAGGAGATGCCCAGTCGCGGGTAGATGACCATTTGATGGGAAAACAACACATGGGCTATGCCAAAATTAAAGCTACTGTAGAAGAATTAAaa gaaaaattaagaaaaagaaccgAAGAACCTGATCGTGATGAGCGTCTAAAAAAGgagaagcaagaaagagaagaaagagaaaaagaacgggagagagaaagggaagaaagagaaaggaaaagacgaagggaagaggaagaaagagaaaaagaaagggctcgtgacagagaaagaagaaagagaagtcgTTCACGAAGTAGACACTCAAGCCGAACATCAGACAGAAGATGCAGCAGGTCTCGGGACCACAAAAGGTCACGAAGTAGAGAAAGAAGGCGAAGCAG AAGTAGAGATCGACGAAGAAGCAGAAGCCATGATCGATCAGAAAGAAAACATAGATCTCGAAGTCGGGATCGAAGAAGATCAAAAAGCCGGGATCGAAAGTCATATAAGCACAGGAGCAAAAGTCGGGACAGAGAACAAGATAGAAAATCCAAGGAGAAAG AAAAGAGGGGATCTGATGATAAAAAAAGTAGTGTGAAGTCCGGTAGTCGAGAAAAGCAGAGTGAAGACACAAACACTGAATCGAAGGAAAGTGATACTAAGAATGAGGTCAATGGGACCAGTGAAGACATTAAATCTGAAG TGCAGCGTAAGTATGCACAGATGAAGATGGAACTAAGCCGAgtaagaagacatacaaaagcCTCTTCTGAAGGAAAAGACAGTGTAGTCCTGCAAAACATTTTGAG CGTTGGTGTTGTGAGCGGCCCATGA
- the LUC7L3 gene encoding luc7-like protein 3 isoform X6 has protein sequence MISAAQLLDELMGRDRNLAPDEKRSNVRWDHESVCKYYLCGFCPAELFTNTRSDLGPCEKIHDENLRKQYEKSSRFMKVGYERDFLRYLQSLLAEVERRIRRGHARLALSQNQQSSGAAGPTGKNEEKIQVLTDKIDVLLQQIEELGSEGKVEEAQGMMKLVEQLKEERELLRSTTSTIESFAAQEKQMEVCEVCGAFLIVGDAQSRVDDHLMGKQHMGYAKIKATVEELKEKLRKRTEEPDRDERLKKEKQEREEREKEREREREERERKRRREEEEREKERARDRERRKRSRSRSRHSSRTSDRRCSRSRDHKRSRSRERRRSRSRDRRRSRSHDRSERKHRSRSRDRRRSKSRDRKSYKHRSKSRDREQDRKSKEKVQRKYAQMKMELSRVRRHTKASSEGKDSVVLQNILSVGVVSGP, from the exons ATGATTTCGGCCGCGCAGTTGTTGGATGAGTTAATGGGCCGGGACCGAAACCTAGCCCCGGACGAGAAGCGCAGCAACGTGCGGTGGGACCACGAGAGC GTTTGTAAATATTATCTCTGTGGTTTTTGTCCTGCGGAATTGTTCACAAATACACGTTCTGATCTTG GTCCATGTGAAAAAATTCATGATGAAAATCTACGAAAACA ATATGAGAAGAGCTCTCGTTTCATGAAAGTTGGCTATGAGAGAGATTTTCTGCGATACTTACAGAGCTTACTTGCAGAAGTAGAACGTAGGATCAGACGAGGCCATGCTCGTTTGGCATTATCTCAAAACCAGCAGTCTTCTGGG GCCGCTGGCCCAACaggcaaaaatgaagaaaaaattcaggTTCTAACAGACAAAATTGATGTACTTCTGCAACAG ATTGAAGAATTAGGGTCTGAAGGAAAAGTAGAAGAAGCCCAGGGGATGATGAAATTAGTTGAGCaattaaaagaagagagagaactgCTAAGGTCCACAACCTCG ACAATTGAAAGCTTTGCTgcacaagaaaaacaaatggaagttTGTGAAGTGTGTGGAGCCTTTTTAATAGTAGGAGATGCCCAGTCGCGGGTAGATGACCATTTGATGGGAAAACAACACATGGGCTATGCCAAAATTAAAGCTACTGTAGAAGAATTAAaa gaaaaattaagaaaaagaaccgAAGAACCTGATCGTGATGAGCGTCTAAAAAAGgagaagcaagaaagagaagaaagagaaaaagaacgggagagagaaagggaagaaagagaaaggaaaagacgaagggaagaggaagaaagagaaaaagaaagggctcgtgacagagaaagaagaaagagaagtcgTTCACGAAGTAGACACTCAAGCCGAACATCAGACAGAAGATGCAGCAGGTCTCGGGACCACAAAAGGTCACGAAGTAGAGAAAGAAGGCGAAGCAG AAGTAGAGATCGACGAAGAAGCAGAAGCCATGATCGATCAGAAAGAAAACATAGATCTCGAAGTCGGGATCGAAGAAGATCAAAAAGCCGGGATCGAAAGTCATATAAGCACAGGAGCAAAAGTCGGGACAGAGAACAAGATAGAAAATCCAAGGAGAAAG TGCAGCGTAAGTATGCACAGATGAAGATGGAACTAAGCCGAgtaagaagacatacaaaagcCTCTTCTGAAGGAAAAGACAGTGTAGTCCTGCAAAACATTTTGAG CGTTGGTGTTGTGAGCGGCCCATGA
- the LUC7L3 gene encoding luc7-like protein 3 isoform X7, translating to MKVGYERDFLRYLQSLLAEVERRIRRGHARLALSQNQQSSGAAGPTGKNEEKIQVLTDKIDVLLQQIEELGSEGKVEEAQGMMKLVEQLKEERELLRSTTSTIESFAAQEKQMEVCEVCGAFLIVGDAQSRVDDHLMGKQHMGYAKIKATVEELKEKLRKRTEEPDRDERLKKEKQEREEREKEREREREERERKRRREEEEREKERARDRERRKRSRSRSRHSSRTSDRRCSRSRDHKRSRSRERRRSRSRDRRRSRSHDRSERKHRSRSRDRRRSKSRDRKSYKHRSKSRDREQDRKSKEKEKRGSDDKKSSVKSGSREKQSEDTNTESKESDTKNEVNGTSEDIKSEVQRKYAQMKMELSRVRRHTKASSEGKDSVVLQNILRYIVLSQLFCSRLVPPLVCLFGNYRPHL from the exons ATGAAAGTTGGCTATGAGAGAGATTTTCTGCGATACTTACAGAGCTTACTTGCAGAAGTAGAACGTAGGATCAGACGAGGCCATGCTCGTTTGGCATTATCTCAAAACCAGCAGTCTTCTGGG GCCGCTGGCCCAACaggcaaaaatgaagaaaaaattcaggTTCTAACAGACAAAATTGATGTACTTCTGCAACAG ATTGAAGAATTAGGGTCTGAAGGAAAAGTAGAAGAAGCCCAGGGGATGATGAAATTAGTTGAGCaattaaaagaagagagagaactgCTAAGGTCCACAACCTCG ACAATTGAAAGCTTTGCTgcacaagaaaaacaaatggaagttTGTGAAGTGTGTGGAGCCTTTTTAATAGTAGGAGATGCCCAGTCGCGGGTAGATGACCATTTGATGGGAAAACAACACATGGGCTATGCCAAAATTAAAGCTACTGTAGAAGAATTAAaa gaaaaattaagaaaaagaaccgAAGAACCTGATCGTGATGAGCGTCTAAAAAAGgagaagcaagaaagagaagaaagagaaaaagaacgggagagagaaagggaagaaagagaaaggaaaagacgaagggaagaggaagaaagagaaaaagaaagggctcgtgacagagaaagaagaaagagaagtcgTTCACGAAGTAGACACTCAAGCCGAACATCAGACAGAAGATGCAGCAGGTCTCGGGACCACAAAAGGTCACGAAGTAGAGAAAGAAGGCGAAGCAG AAGTAGAGATCGACGAAGAAGCAGAAGCCATGATCGATCAGAAAGAAAACATAGATCTCGAAGTCGGGATCGAAGAAGATCAAAAAGCCGGGATCGAAAGTCATATAAGCACAGGAGCAAAAGTCGGGACAGAGAACAAGATAGAAAATCCAAGGAGAAAG AAAAGAGGGGATCTGATGATAAAAAAAGTAGTGTGAAGTCCGGTAGTCGAGAAAAGCAGAGTGAAGACACAAACACTGAATCGAAGGAAAGTGATACTAAGAATGAGGTCAATGGGACCAGTGAAGACATTAAATCTGAAG TGCAGCGTAAGTATGCACAGATGAAGATGGAACTAAGCCGAgtaagaagacatacaaaagcCTCTTCTGAAGGAAAAGACAGTGTAGTCCTGCAAAACATTTTGAGGTACATTGTTTTGTCTCAGCTATTTTGTAGCAGACTCGTGCCCCCATTAGTGTGCCTCTTTGGAAATTATCGCCCACATTTGTAA
- the LUC7L3 gene encoding luc7-like protein 3 isoform X2 yields MISAAQLLDELMGRDRNLAPDEKRSNVRWDHESVCKYYLCGFCPAELFTNTRSDLGPCEKIHDENLRKQYEKSSRFMKVGYERDFLRYLQSLLAEVERRIRRGHARLALSQNQQSSGAAGPTGKNEEKIQVLTDKIDVLLQQIEELGSEGKVEEAQGMMKLVEQLKEERELLRSTTSTIESFAAQEKQMEVCEVCGAFLIVGDAQSRVDDHLMGKQHMGYAKIKATVEELKEKLRKRTEEPDRDERLKKEKQEREEREKEREREREERERKRRREEEEREKERARDRERRKRSRSRSRHSSRTSDRRCSRSRDHKRSRSRERRRSRSRDRRRSRSHDRSERKHRSRSRDRRRSKSRDRKSYKHRSKSRDREQDRKSKEKEKRGSDDKKSSVKSGSREKQSEDTNTESKESDTKNEVNGTSEDIKSEVQRKYAQMKMELSRVRRHTKASSEGKDSVVLQNILRTTVRRVLEEY; encoded by the exons ATGATTTCGGCCGCGCAGTTGTTGGATGAGTTAATGGGCCGGGACCGAAACCTAGCCCCGGACGAGAAGCGCAGCAACGTGCGGTGGGACCACGAGAGC GTTTGTAAATATTATCTCTGTGGTTTTTGTCCTGCGGAATTGTTCACAAATACACGTTCTGATCTTG GTCCATGTGAAAAAATTCATGATGAAAATCTACGAAAACA ATATGAGAAGAGCTCTCGTTTCATGAAAGTTGGCTATGAGAGAGATTTTCTGCGATACTTACAGAGCTTACTTGCAGAAGTAGAACGTAGGATCAGACGAGGCCATGCTCGTTTGGCATTATCTCAAAACCAGCAGTCTTCTGGG GCCGCTGGCCCAACaggcaaaaatgaagaaaaaattcaggTTCTAACAGACAAAATTGATGTACTTCTGCAACAG ATTGAAGAATTAGGGTCTGAAGGAAAAGTAGAAGAAGCCCAGGGGATGATGAAATTAGTTGAGCaattaaaagaagagagagaactgCTAAGGTCCACAACCTCG ACAATTGAAAGCTTTGCTgcacaagaaaaacaaatggaagttTGTGAAGTGTGTGGAGCCTTTTTAATAGTAGGAGATGCCCAGTCGCGGGTAGATGACCATTTGATGGGAAAACAACACATGGGCTATGCCAAAATTAAAGCTACTGTAGAAGAATTAAaa gaaaaattaagaaaaagaaccgAAGAACCTGATCGTGATGAGCGTCTAAAAAAGgagaagcaagaaagagaagaaagagaaaaagaacgggagagagaaagggaagaaagagaaaggaaaagacgaagggaagaggaagaaagagaaaaagaaagggctcgtgacagagaaagaagaaagagaagtcgTTCACGAAGTAGACACTCAAGCCGAACATCAGACAGAAGATGCAGCAGGTCTCGGGACCACAAAAGGTCACGAAGTAGAGAAAGAAGGCGAAGCAG AAGTAGAGATCGACGAAGAAGCAGAAGCCATGATCGATCAGAAAGAAAACATAGATCTCGAAGTCGGGATCGAAGAAGATCAAAAAGCCGGGATCGAAAGTCATATAAGCACAGGAGCAAAAGTCGGGACAGAGAACAAGATAGAAAATCCAAGGAGAAAG AAAAGAGGGGATCTGATGATAAAAAAAGTAGTGTGAAGTCCGGTAGTCGAGAAAAGCAGAGTGAAGACACAAACACTGAATCGAAGGAAAGTGATACTAAGAATGAGGTCAATGGGACCAGTGAAGACATTAAATCTGAAG TGCAGCGTAAGTATGCACAGATGAAGATGGAACTAAGCCGAgtaagaagacatacaaaagcCTCTTCTGAAGGAAAAGACAGTGTAGTCCTGCAAAACATTTTGAG GACTACTGTTCGAAGAGTTTTGGAAGAATACTGA
- the LUC7L3 gene encoding luc7-like protein 3 isoform X1, giving the protein MISAAQLLDELMGRDRNLAPDEKRSNVRWDHESVCKYYLCGFCPAELFTNTRSDLGPCEKIHDENLRKQYEKSSRFMKVGYERDFLRYLQSLLAEVERRIRRGHARLALSQNQQSSGAAGPTGKNEEKIQVLTDKIDVLLQQIEELGSEGKVEEAQGMMKLVEQLKEERELLRSTTSTIESFAAQEKQMEVCEVCGAFLIVGDAQSRVDDHLMGKQHMGYAKIKATVEELKEKLRKRTEEPDRDERLKKEKQEREEREKEREREREERERKRRREEEEREKERARDRERRKRSRSRSRHSSRTSDRRCSRSRDHKRSRSRERRRSRSRDRRRSRSHDRSERKHRSRSRDRRRSKSRDRKSYKHRSKSRDREQDRKSKEKEKRGSDDKKSSVKSGSREKQSEDTNTESKESDTKNEVNGTSEDIKSEVQRKYAQMKMELSRVRRHTKASSEGKDSVVLQNILRYIVLSQLFCSRLVPPLVCLFGNYRPHL; this is encoded by the exons ATGATTTCGGCCGCGCAGTTGTTGGATGAGTTAATGGGCCGGGACCGAAACCTAGCCCCGGACGAGAAGCGCAGCAACGTGCGGTGGGACCACGAGAGC GTTTGTAAATATTATCTCTGTGGTTTTTGTCCTGCGGAATTGTTCACAAATACACGTTCTGATCTTG GTCCATGTGAAAAAATTCATGATGAAAATCTACGAAAACA ATATGAGAAGAGCTCTCGTTTCATGAAAGTTGGCTATGAGAGAGATTTTCTGCGATACTTACAGAGCTTACTTGCAGAAGTAGAACGTAGGATCAGACGAGGCCATGCTCGTTTGGCATTATCTCAAAACCAGCAGTCTTCTGGG GCCGCTGGCCCAACaggcaaaaatgaagaaaaaattcaggTTCTAACAGACAAAATTGATGTACTTCTGCAACAG ATTGAAGAATTAGGGTCTGAAGGAAAAGTAGAAGAAGCCCAGGGGATGATGAAATTAGTTGAGCaattaaaagaagagagagaactgCTAAGGTCCACAACCTCG ACAATTGAAAGCTTTGCTgcacaagaaaaacaaatggaagttTGTGAAGTGTGTGGAGCCTTTTTAATAGTAGGAGATGCCCAGTCGCGGGTAGATGACCATTTGATGGGAAAACAACACATGGGCTATGCCAAAATTAAAGCTACTGTAGAAGAATTAAaa gaaaaattaagaaaaagaaccgAAGAACCTGATCGTGATGAGCGTCTAAAAAAGgagaagcaagaaagagaagaaagagaaaaagaacgggagagagaaagggaagaaagagaaaggaaaagacgaagggaagaggaagaaagagaaaaagaaagggctcgtgacagagaaagaagaaagagaagtcgTTCACGAAGTAGACACTCAAGCCGAACATCAGACAGAAGATGCAGCAGGTCTCGGGACCACAAAAGGTCACGAAGTAGAGAAAGAAGGCGAAGCAG AAGTAGAGATCGACGAAGAAGCAGAAGCCATGATCGATCAGAAAGAAAACATAGATCTCGAAGTCGGGATCGAAGAAGATCAAAAAGCCGGGATCGAAAGTCATATAAGCACAGGAGCAAAAGTCGGGACAGAGAACAAGATAGAAAATCCAAGGAGAAAG AAAAGAGGGGATCTGATGATAAAAAAAGTAGTGTGAAGTCCGGTAGTCGAGAAAAGCAGAGTGAAGACACAAACACTGAATCGAAGGAAAGTGATACTAAGAATGAGGTCAATGGGACCAGTGAAGACATTAAATCTGAAG TGCAGCGTAAGTATGCACAGATGAAGATGGAACTAAGCCGAgtaagaagacatacaaaagcCTCTTCTGAAGGAAAAGACAGTGTAGTCCTGCAAAACATTTTGAGGTACATTGTTTTGTCTCAGCTATTTTGTAGCAGACTCGTGCCCCCATTAGTGTGCCTCTTTGGAAATTATCGCCCACATTTGTAA
- the LUC7L3 gene encoding luc7-like protein 3 isoform X5, with the protein MISAAQLLDELMGRDRNLAPDEKRSNVRWDHESVCKYYLCGFCPAELFTNTRSDLGPCEKIHDENLRKQYEKSSRFMKVGYERDFLRYLQSLLAEVERRIRRGHARLALSQNQQSSGAAGPTGKNEEKIQVLTDKIDVLLQQIEELGSEGKVEEAQGMMKLVEQLKEERELLRSTTSTIESFAAQEKQMEVCEVCGAFLIVGDAQSRVDDHLMGKQHMGYAKIKATVEELKEKLRKRTEEPDRDERLKKEKQEREEREKEREREREERERKRRREEEEREKERARDRERRKRSRSRSRHSSRTSDRRCSRSRDHKRSRSRERRRSRSRDRRRSRSHDRSERKHRSRSRDRRRSKSRDRKSYKHRSKSRDREQDRKSKEKVQRKYAQMKMELSRVRRHTKASSEGKDSVVLQNILRTTVRRVLEEY; encoded by the exons ATGATTTCGGCCGCGCAGTTGTTGGATGAGTTAATGGGCCGGGACCGAAACCTAGCCCCGGACGAGAAGCGCAGCAACGTGCGGTGGGACCACGAGAGC GTTTGTAAATATTATCTCTGTGGTTTTTGTCCTGCGGAATTGTTCACAAATACACGTTCTGATCTTG GTCCATGTGAAAAAATTCATGATGAAAATCTACGAAAACA ATATGAGAAGAGCTCTCGTTTCATGAAAGTTGGCTATGAGAGAGATTTTCTGCGATACTTACAGAGCTTACTTGCAGAAGTAGAACGTAGGATCAGACGAGGCCATGCTCGTTTGGCATTATCTCAAAACCAGCAGTCTTCTGGG GCCGCTGGCCCAACaggcaaaaatgaagaaaaaattcaggTTCTAACAGACAAAATTGATGTACTTCTGCAACAG ATTGAAGAATTAGGGTCTGAAGGAAAAGTAGAAGAAGCCCAGGGGATGATGAAATTAGTTGAGCaattaaaagaagagagagaactgCTAAGGTCCACAACCTCG ACAATTGAAAGCTTTGCTgcacaagaaaaacaaatggaagttTGTGAAGTGTGTGGAGCCTTTTTAATAGTAGGAGATGCCCAGTCGCGGGTAGATGACCATTTGATGGGAAAACAACACATGGGCTATGCCAAAATTAAAGCTACTGTAGAAGAATTAAaa gaaaaattaagaaaaagaaccgAAGAACCTGATCGTGATGAGCGTCTAAAAAAGgagaagcaagaaagagaagaaagagaaaaagaacgggagagagaaagggaagaaagagaaaggaaaagacgaagggaagaggaagaaagagaaaaagaaagggctcgtgacagagaaagaagaaagagaagtcgTTCACGAAGTAGACACTCAAGCCGAACATCAGACAGAAGATGCAGCAGGTCTCGGGACCACAAAAGGTCACGAAGTAGAGAAAGAAGGCGAAGCAG AAGTAGAGATCGACGAAGAAGCAGAAGCCATGATCGATCAGAAAGAAAACATAGATCTCGAAGTCGGGATCGAAGAAGATCAAAAAGCCGGGATCGAAAGTCATATAAGCACAGGAGCAAAAGTCGGGACAGAGAACAAGATAGAAAATCCAAGGAGAAAG TGCAGCGTAAGTATGCACAGATGAAGATGGAACTAAGCCGAgtaagaagacatacaaaagcCTCTTCTGAAGGAAAAGACAGTGTAGTCCTGCAAAACATTTTGAG GACTACTGTTCGAAGAGTTTTGGAAGAATACTGA
- the LUC7L3 gene encoding luc7-like protein 3 isoform X4 encodes MISAAQLLDELMGRDRNLAPDEKRSNVRWDHESVCKYYLCGFCPAELFTNTRSDLGPCEKIHDENLRKQYEKSSRFMKVGYERDFLRYLQSLLAEVERRIRRGHARLALSQNQQSSGAAGPTGKNEEKIQVLTDKIDVLLQQIEELGSEGKVEEAQGMMKLVEQLKEERELLRSTTSTIESFAAQEKQMEVCEVCGAFLIVGDAQSRVDDHLMGKQHMGYAKIKATVEELKEKLRKRTEEPDRDERLKKEKQEREEREKEREREREERERKRRREEEEREKERARDRERRKRSRSRSRHSSRTSDRRCSRSRDHKRSRSRERRRSRSRDRRRSRSHDRSERKHRSRSRDRRRSKSRDRKSYKHRSKSRDREQDRKSKEKVQRKYAQMKMELSRVRRHTKASSEGKDSVVLQNILRYIVLSQLFCSRLVPPLVCLFGNYRPHL; translated from the exons ATGATTTCGGCCGCGCAGTTGTTGGATGAGTTAATGGGCCGGGACCGAAACCTAGCCCCGGACGAGAAGCGCAGCAACGTGCGGTGGGACCACGAGAGC GTTTGTAAATATTATCTCTGTGGTTTTTGTCCTGCGGAATTGTTCACAAATACACGTTCTGATCTTG GTCCATGTGAAAAAATTCATGATGAAAATCTACGAAAACA ATATGAGAAGAGCTCTCGTTTCATGAAAGTTGGCTATGAGAGAGATTTTCTGCGATACTTACAGAGCTTACTTGCAGAAGTAGAACGTAGGATCAGACGAGGCCATGCTCGTTTGGCATTATCTCAAAACCAGCAGTCTTCTGGG GCCGCTGGCCCAACaggcaaaaatgaagaaaaaattcaggTTCTAACAGACAAAATTGATGTACTTCTGCAACAG ATTGAAGAATTAGGGTCTGAAGGAAAAGTAGAAGAAGCCCAGGGGATGATGAAATTAGTTGAGCaattaaaagaagagagagaactgCTAAGGTCCACAACCTCG ACAATTGAAAGCTTTGCTgcacaagaaaaacaaatggaagttTGTGAAGTGTGTGGAGCCTTTTTAATAGTAGGAGATGCCCAGTCGCGGGTAGATGACCATTTGATGGGAAAACAACACATGGGCTATGCCAAAATTAAAGCTACTGTAGAAGAATTAAaa gaaaaattaagaaaaagaaccgAAGAACCTGATCGTGATGAGCGTCTAAAAAAGgagaagcaagaaagagaagaaagagaaaaagaacgggagagagaaagggaagaaagagaaaggaaaagacgaagggaagaggaagaaagagaaaaagaaagggctcgtgacagagaaagaagaaagagaagtcgTTCACGAAGTAGACACTCAAGCCGAACATCAGACAGAAGATGCAGCAGGTCTCGGGACCACAAAAGGTCACGAAGTAGAGAAAGAAGGCGAAGCAG AAGTAGAGATCGACGAAGAAGCAGAAGCCATGATCGATCAGAAAGAAAACATAGATCTCGAAGTCGGGATCGAAGAAGATCAAAAAGCCGGGATCGAAAGTCATATAAGCACAGGAGCAAAAGTCGGGACAGAGAACAAGATAGAAAATCCAAGGAGAAAG TGCAGCGTAAGTATGCACAGATGAAGATGGAACTAAGCCGAgtaagaagacatacaaaagcCTCTTCTGAAGGAAAAGACAGTGTAGTCCTGCAAAACATTTTGAGGTACATTGTTTTGTCTCAGCTATTTTGTAGCAGACTCGTGCCCCCATTAGTGTGCCTCTTTGGAAATTATCGCCCACATTTGTAA
- the LUC7L3 gene encoding luc7-like protein 3: protein MISAAQLLDELMGRDRNLAPDEKRSNVRWDHESVCKYYLCGFCPAELFTNTRSDLGPCEKIHDENLRKQYEKSSRFMKVGYERDFLRYLQSLLAEVERRIRRGHARLALSQNQQSSGAAGPTGKNEEKIQVLTDKIDVLLQQIEELGSEGKVEEAQGMMKLVEQLKEERELLRSTTSTIESFAAQEKQMEVCEVCGAFLIVGDAQSRVDDHLMGKQHMGYAKIKATVEELKEKLRKRTEEPDRDERLKKEKQEREEREKEREREREERERKRRREEEEREKERARDRERRKRSRSRSRHSSRTSDRRCSRSRDHKRSRSRERRRSRSRDRRRSRSHDRSERKHRSRSRDRRRSKSRDRKSYKHRSKSRDREQDRKSKEKEKRGSDDKKSSVKSGSREKQSEDTNTESKESDTKNEVNGTSEDIKSEGDTQSN, encoded by the exons ATGATTTCGGCCGCGCAGTTGTTGGATGAGTTAATGGGCCGGGACCGAAACCTAGCCCCGGACGAGAAGCGCAGCAACGTGCGGTGGGACCACGAGAGC GTTTGTAAATATTATCTCTGTGGTTTTTGTCCTGCGGAATTGTTCACAAATACACGTTCTGATCTTG GTCCATGTGAAAAAATTCATGATGAAAATCTACGAAAACA ATATGAGAAGAGCTCTCGTTTCATGAAAGTTGGCTATGAGAGAGATTTTCTGCGATACTTACAGAGCTTACTTGCAGAAGTAGAACGTAGGATCAGACGAGGCCATGCTCGTTTGGCATTATCTCAAAACCAGCAGTCTTCTGGG GCCGCTGGCCCAACaggcaaaaatgaagaaaaaattcaggTTCTAACAGACAAAATTGATGTACTTCTGCAACAG ATTGAAGAATTAGGGTCTGAAGGAAAAGTAGAAGAAGCCCAGGGGATGATGAAATTAGTTGAGCaattaaaagaagagagagaactgCTAAGGTCCACAACCTCG ACAATTGAAAGCTTTGCTgcacaagaaaaacaaatggaagttTGTGAAGTGTGTGGAGCCTTTTTAATAGTAGGAGATGCCCAGTCGCGGGTAGATGACCATTTGATGGGAAAACAACACATGGGCTATGCCAAAATTAAAGCTACTGTAGAAGAATTAAaa gaaaaattaagaaaaagaaccgAAGAACCTGATCGTGATGAGCGTCTAAAAAAGgagaagcaagaaagagaagaaagagaaaaagaacgggagagagaaagggaagaaagagaaaggaaaagacgaagggaagaggaagaaagagaaaaagaaagggctcgtgacagagaaagaagaaagagaagtcgTTCACGAAGTAGACACTCAAGCCGAACATCAGACAGAAGATGCAGCAGGTCTCGGGACCACAAAAGGTCACGAAGTAGAGAAAGAAGGCGAAGCAG AAGTAGAGATCGACGAAGAAGCAGAAGCCATGATCGATCAGAAAGAAAACATAGATCTCGAAGTCGGGATCGAAGAAGATCAAAAAGCCGGGATCGAAAGTCATATAAGCACAGGAGCAAAAGTCGGGACAGAGAACAAGATAGAAAATCCAAGGAGAAAG AAAAGAGGGGATCTGATGATAAAAAAAGTAGTGTGAAGTCCGGTAGTCGAGAAAAGCAGAGTGAAGACACAAACACTGAATCGAAGGAAAGTGATACTAAGAATGAGGTCAATGGGACCAGTGAAGACATTAAATCTGAAGGTGACACTCAGTCCAATTAA